The window ATACAGCCGACATTTAAACAGGTGCCGCCCAGCTCTTCTTTTTCTATTAGTGCCGTTGATGCGCCAAGTTGTGCCGCTCTGATAGCTGCTACATATCCTCCGGGACCTCCACCTATTACAACGACATCTTTATTAGTTTCCATGAGTCCTCTCAAAAATATTTTGAAACTTATATTTACCTCCTTTT of the Pseudomonadota bacterium genome contains:
- a CDS encoding FAD-dependent oxidoreductase translates to METNKDVVVIGGGPGGYVAAIRAAQLGASTALIEKEELGGTCLNVGC